One stretch of Sporosarcina luteola DNA includes these proteins:
- the yunB gene encoding sporulation protein YunB encodes MRFYGQPSRNYKKRNRHRGSNHNGRPRRKRRLLPLIFPAILVTIALFLYFVNSKLTPIYLSYAEVETERIAAHVITQAIKSRSTEIYDVNDIIENVPSGSPGMVTNTMNAEIINKTRAEIHSLIEAYLKMAESGNLEMLPLSEDIEYDPEAMEKGGGVVFFVPMGQATGLPLIGNFGPKIPIRFHVIGEAQTTVETGITEFGINNAMIEVNILVTVNVQIIVPLATQRSVVEQRIPVAIGLIQSPIPQIYNGGGNNPPQIEVPFTPGNQ; translated from the coding sequence TTGAGATTTTATGGGCAACCGTCTCGAAATTATAAAAAAAGGAATCGGCATCGCGGTTCCAATCATAATGGCAGACCTCGCCGAAAGCGTCGTTTATTGCCACTCATCTTCCCGGCGATTTTAGTGACAATCGCTCTTTTTCTATATTTTGTAAACTCAAAGCTCACTCCGATTTATCTCTCCTATGCGGAAGTTGAAACGGAGAGGATTGCAGCGCATGTCATCACACAGGCAATCAAATCAAGATCTACCGAAATATATGATGTGAATGATATCATCGAAAATGTGCCGAGTGGTTCACCTGGAATGGTTACAAATACGATGAATGCTGAAATCATCAATAAAACAAGGGCGGAAATCCATAGTCTTATAGAGGCATATCTCAAAATGGCTGAAAGCGGGAACTTGGAAATGCTTCCGCTCAGTGAAGACATCGAATATGATCCCGAAGCGATGGAAAAAGGAGGGGGCGTCGTCTTCTTCGTGCCGATGGGGCAAGCGACGGGTCTTCCATTAATCGGGAACTTCGGCCCTAAAATCCCGATACGTTTCCACGTTATCGGGGAAGCACAGACGACTGTCGAGACAGGCATCACTGAGTTCGGCATTAATAACGCGATGATTGAAGTGAATATATTGGTGACTGTCAATGTCCAGATAATCGTCCCGCTTGCAACGCAGAGAAGCGTCGTGGAACAGCGGATACCTGTAGCTATCGGATTGATCCAGAGCCCAATTCCTCAAATCTATAACGGGGGCGGAAACAATCCTCCGCAAATTGAAGTTCCATTCACGCCTGGCAATCAATAA